In Flavobacterium sp. WV_118_3, one DNA window encodes the following:
- a CDS encoding SCO family protein, with protein sequence MLRFFKKYRLFFIVLFVLSAIIITLFYNALTPKKHLPIYTPSMVNPELVDTTIQHVANKHTIADFAFVNQNGKTITQKDYEGKIYVADFFFTTCPTICPIMTTNMVWLQDKIKNNPKVMLLSHSVTPDIDSVPVLKKYALEKGVIDTKWNLVTGDKKDIYYIARKSYLAVKTGKPEELYDMVHTENFVLVDSKRRVRGFYDGTKMEDVQRLLEDINWLSAQEK encoded by the coding sequence ATGCTTCGCTTTTTCAAAAAATACCGACTGTTTTTTATCGTTCTTTTTGTTCTTTCCGCTATTATCATTACGCTTTTTTATAACGCACTAACGCCTAAAAAACACTTGCCTATCTATACACCGTCTATGGTTAATCCGGAATTGGTGGACACCACGATACAACACGTAGCCAATAAACATACTATTGCCGATTTTGCTTTTGTCAATCAAAACGGAAAAACGATTACTCAAAAGGATTACGAAGGGAAAATTTATGTGGCCGATTTCTTTTTTACCACTTGTCCGACTATTTGTCCGATTATGACCACTAATATGGTATGGCTTCAGGACAAAATCAAAAACAATCCTAAGGTAATGTTGTTGTCACATTCGGTAACACCCGATATCGATAGTGTACCGGTGTTAAAAAAATATGCACTGGAAAAAGGCGTGATTGACACCAAATGGAATTTGGTTACCGGAGACAAAAAAGACATTTATTATATTGCCCGTAAATCGTATCTGGCTGTTAAAACCGGAAAACCGGAAGAACTTTATGATATGGTACATACCGAAAATTTTGTGTTGGTCGATAGCAAACGTCGTGTCCGCGGATTCTACGATGGAACCAAAATGGAAGATGTACAACGACTACTGGAAGACATCAACTGGTTGTCGGCTCAGGAAAAATAA
- a CDS encoding FeoA family protein: MKITLAQIKKGQKALINDFNVDVIPLKLLEMGCLPGNTVELLQVAPLGDPLYINVNDSHVAIRLETARQIEVEIIKE, from the coding sequence ATGAAAATTACGTTAGCCCAGATAAAAAAAGGACAGAAAGCTTTAATTAACGACTTTAATGTTGACGTAATTCCTCTTAAATTACTGGAAATGGGTTGCCTTCCCGGTAATACCGTAGAGTTGTTACAAGTAGCTCCGCTGGGCGATCCGTTGTATATTAATGTTAACGACAGCCACGTAGCGATTCGCCTTGAAACCGCCAGACAAATTGAGGTTGAGATTATAAAGGAATAA
- the feoB gene encoding ferrous iron transport protein B, translating into MSTSTLKVALIGNPNTGKTSVFNQLTGLNQKVGNYPGITVDKKQGVSKLSPSVKATILDLPGTYSLNASSLDENVVIELLMNKNDKDFPDVAVVVTEVENLKRNLLLFTQIKDLEIPTILVINMSDRMEQKGITLDIPYLEKELNTKIALVSSRKKTGIDNLKNLIINYKELSTEPCLNASEIDPDYFNNLRHTFPNQLLYKLWLVITQDVNFGGLHRNEVSIQSFVKSEAELKRLQQKETIKRYQFINDVLKVGYTVNREEATDIRARLDRVLTHKFFGYIIFFGILLLIFQSIFSWSSIPMDFIDESFASLSAYAAENLPPGLLTDLISEGIIPGLGGIIIFIPQIAFLFLFISILEESGYMSRVVFLMDKIMRRFGLSGKSVVPLISGTACAIPAIMAARNIESWKERLITILVTPFTTCSARLPVYAILISLIIPEKRLLGIFNLQGLTLMTLYLLGFGMAILSAYILNKILKVKGKSYFVIEMPDYKVPLFKNVALNVIEKTKAFVFGAGKIILALSVILWFLGSHGPGGNFKNAEQIIEQELAQNKISGEKEDLVASYKLENSYIGIIGKSIEPVIRPLGYDWKIGIAVVTSFAAREVFVGTLATIYSVGSHSEEETTIKNRMNAEINPITGGKVFNFATGVSLLFFYAFAMQCISTLAITKKETNSWKWPMIQLVFMSGFAYVVSLVAYQILQ; encoded by the coding sequence ATGAGTACAAGCACGTTAAAAGTAGCCTTAATAGGTAATCCGAACACCGGAAAAACATCCGTTTTTAATCAGCTAACCGGTTTAAATCAAAAAGTAGGAAACTACCCGGGTATCACGGTCGACAAAAAGCAAGGGGTTTCCAAATTATCCCCTTCCGTTAAAGCGACCATTCTTGACCTACCGGGGACGTATAGTTTAAACGCCAGCTCACTCGACGAAAATGTCGTGATCGAGTTGTTGATGAATAAAAACGACAAGGATTTTCCCGATGTTGCCGTGGTGGTTACCGAAGTGGAAAACTTAAAACGAAACCTGCTGCTTTTTACTCAGATAAAAGATCTGGAAATTCCTACCATTTTGGTGATCAATATGTCCGACCGTATGGAACAGAAAGGAATTACGTTGGATATTCCGTATTTGGAAAAGGAATTAAACACCAAAATTGCTTTGGTAAGTTCCCGCAAAAAAACAGGAATCGACAACCTGAAAAACCTGATCATCAATTACAAAGAGCTTTCTACAGAGCCCTGTTTGAATGCTTCCGAAATCGATCCGGACTATTTTAACAACCTGCGTCATACTTTTCCAAATCAACTGTTATATAAATTATGGCTTGTGATTACGCAGGATGTAAACTTTGGAGGTCTGCACCGCAACGAAGTTTCAATCCAATCGTTTGTTAAATCGGAGGCAGAATTAAAACGATTACAACAAAAAGAAACCATAAAACGCTATCAGTTTATCAACGATGTGCTAAAAGTGGGCTATACCGTTAACCGCGAAGAGGCAACCGATATCCGCGCCCGACTGGATCGTGTTTTAACGCATAAATTTTTTGGTTATATCATCTTTTTCGGTATTCTCCTGTTAATCTTCCAGTCGATTTTTAGCTGGTCGAGTATTCCGATGGATTTTATCGATGAAAGTTTTGCATCGCTAAGTGCCTATGCTGCGGAAAACTTACCTCCCGGATTATTGACCGATTTGATTTCGGAAGGGATCATTCCCGGACTGGGCGGTATCATTATTTTTATTCCGCAAATCGCATTTCTGTTCCTGTTTATTTCTATTTTGGAAGAAAGCGGTTACATGAGTCGTGTGGTGTTCCTGATGGACAAAATCATGCGTCGCTTTGGGCTGAGTGGTAAAAGTGTGGTGCCTTTAATTTCCGGAACGGCATGTGCAATCCCGGCGATTATGGCGGCGCGTAATATCGAAAGCTGGAAAGAAAGACTGATCACTATATTGGTAACGCCTTTTACAACTTGTTCGGCACGTTTACCGGTATATGCGATCTTAATTTCATTGATCATCCCTGAAAAACGCCTATTGGGTATTTTCAACTTACAAGGATTAACGTTAATGACCTTATACCTGTTGGGCTTCGGAATGGCTATTTTATCCGCTTATATTCTGAACAAAATCCTAAAAGTAAAAGGGAAATCCTATTTTGTGATTGAAATGCCGGATTACAAAGTGCCGTTATTTAAAAACGTAGCCTTAAATGTGATCGAAAAAACCAAAGCCTTTGTTTTTGGAGCTGGTAAAATTATCCTGGCACTGTCTGTTATTTTATGGTTTCTGGGTTCGCATGGGCCTGGCGGGAACTTTAAAAATGCCGAACAAATTATCGAACAGGAATTAGCACAAAATAAAATCAGCGGTGAAAAAGAAGACTTGGTTGCTTCCTATAAATTAGAAAATTCCTATATCGGGATAATCGGAAAATCGATCGAACCGGTGATCCGCCCGTTGGGATATGACTGGAAAATCGGTATTGCTGTGGTGACTTCCTTTGCCGCTCGTGAGGTTTTTGTAGGAACGTTGGCGACGATTTACAGTGTAGGAAGTCATTCCGAAGAAGAAACTACGATTAAAAACCGAATGAATGCCGAGATCAATCCGATTACCGGTGGAAAGGTCTTTAATTTTGCCACCGGTGTTTCCCTTTTGTTCTTCTATGCTTTTGCGATGCAGTGTATTTCAACACTGGCTATCACTAAAAAAGAGACCAATTCCTGGAAATGGCCGATGATTCAATTGGTGTTTATGAGTGGCTTTGCGTATGTCGTTTCACTGGTTGCGTATCAAATTTTGCAATAA
- a CDS encoding FeoB-associated Cys-rich membrane protein, which produces MIDFQQIAVYVILAAAVLFFIRKYFWKKKKKNCGGPDCGCS; this is translated from the coding sequence ATGATCGATTTTCAACAAATAGCAGTATATGTAATTTTGGCTGCGGCCGTCCTTTTCTTTATCCGAAAATATTTCTGGAAAAAGAAAAAGAAAAATTGCGGTGGTCCGGATTGCGGGTGCAGTTAA
- a CDS encoding Nramp family divalent metal transporter, with amino-acid sequence MMQKTTNSLEEVHESVAIVQNTSVWKKILAFFGPAYMVSVGYMDPGNWATDIAGGSQFGYKLIWVLLMSNIMALLLQSLSARLGIVRQRDLAQASRDTYSRPVNMVLYILAEIAIAACDLAEVLGMAIGLQLLFDIPLLWGVSITMLDTFLLLFLLNKGIRKMEAFIIALIAIIGLSFLIEMFLAKPDVTEIARGLIPSIPDSTALYIAIGIIGATVMPHNLYLHSSLVQTRKFDRSKKGIKQAIRYNFLDSFLALNMAFFVNAAILILAAAAFYKNGMHEVAEIQDAHRLLEPLLGTHWASILFAVALIAAGQSSTITGTLAGQIVMEGYLNLRIQPWVRRIITRLIAIVPALIAIIYFGESATGKLLLLSQVILSLQLGFAIIPLIHFVSDKTKMQGFAIGKWTKIASWLIALIIVMLNAKLVFDEIETWVTTSEHPIYIWLFVVPIAIFAAFLLLYIIIKPFVEKNRTIPNLVPHINEIVVSESNKPIVYSKIAIALDFSKTDQKSIASALQLGGKTAHYTIIHVVETVGAMVHGNETHDYETTSDHYYLEEYQKALEARGYQVSSILDFGSPKKSIAKVVNENDFDILVLGAHGHNWFKDLLFGTTVDAVRHKITIPLLVVKDH; translated from the coding sequence ATGATGCAAAAAACAACAAATTCACTGGAAGAAGTACACGAATCGGTTGCCATAGTACAAAATACTTCTGTATGGAAAAAAATCCTGGCCTTTTTTGGTCCGGCCTATATGGTGAGTGTCGGTTATATGGATCCGGGGAACTGGGCAACCGATATTGCAGGGGGAAGTCAGTTTGGTTATAAACTGATTTGGGTACTACTGATGTCCAATATTATGGCGTTGCTATTACAAAGTCTTAGCGCCCGGTTGGGAATTGTCCGCCAGCGGGATTTGGCTCAGGCCTCGCGTGATACGTACTCCCGTCCGGTGAATATGGTGTTGTATATTTTGGCGGAGATCGCTATTGCAGCCTGCGACCTTGCCGAAGTGCTCGGAATGGCTATCGGGTTGCAATTGTTATTCGATATTCCGTTGCTTTGGGGTGTTAGTATTACGATGTTGGATACTTTTTTACTGTTGTTTTTACTGAATAAAGGAATCCGAAAGATGGAAGCCTTTATTATCGCATTGATTGCTATTATCGGTTTGTCTTTCCTGATCGAAATGTTTCTGGCAAAACCCGATGTCACCGAAATTGCCCGTGGGCTTATTCCTTCCATACCCGATAGTACGGCCTTATATATCGCCATCGGAATTATCGGAGCGACGGTCATGCCACATAATCTTTACCTGCATTCGTCATTGGTTCAGACACGGAAATTCGATCGCAGCAAAAAAGGAATCAAACAGGCAATCCGGTATAATTTTCTCGATTCGTTTCTGGCGTTAAACATGGCCTTTTTTGTCAATGCGGCAATTTTAATTTTAGCTGCGGCTGCTTTTTATAAAAACGGAATGCACGAAGTGGCCGAAATTCAGGATGCACACCGATTACTGGAACCCTTACTGGGAACGCATTGGGCTTCGATCTTATTTGCTGTGGCATTGATTGCTGCCGGGCAAAGTTCTACGATAACCGGAACACTAGCCGGACAAATTGTTATGGAAGGCTATCTGAATTTACGGATTCAACCGTGGGTGCGCCGGATCATTACCCGTTTAATTGCGATAGTACCGGCCTTGATTGCAATCATTTATTTTGGGGAGTCGGCCACTGGAAAACTACTCTTGTTAAGTCAGGTGATTTTAAGTTTACAATTGGGATTTGCCATCATACCGTTGATTCATTTTGTAAGTGATAAAACAAAAATGCAGGGATTTGCCATTGGAAAATGGACTAAAATAGCCTCGTGGCTTATCGCGCTGATTATCGTAATGCTAAACGCCAAATTGGTTTTCGATGAAATTGAAACCTGGGTTACTACTTCCGAACATCCTATTTATATCTGGTTGTTTGTGGTGCCAATTGCCATTTTCGCAGCCTTTTTACTACTCTATATTATCATCAAACCATTTGTGGAAAAAAACAGAACGATCCCGAATCTGGTTCCGCATATCAATGAAATCGTAGTAAGTGAATCCAATAAACCGATTGTATATTCCAAAATAGCCATTGCGCTGGATTTTTCAAAAACCGATCAGAAGAGTATTGCGAGTGCGTTACAACTGGGCGGAAAAACGGCACATTATACGATTATTCACGTCGTGGAAACGGTTGGAGCTATGGTACATGGGAATGAAACCCATGACTATGAAACAACCAGTGATCATTACTATCTGGAAGAATATCAGAAAGCACTCGAAGCACGAGGTTATCAGGTGAGTAGTATACTGGATTTCGGAAGTCCGAAAAAAAGTATTGCCAAAGTGGTCAATGAAAATGATTTCGATATATTGGTTTTGGGCGCACACGGACACAACTGGTTTAAAGACCTGTTGTTTGGGACTACGGTCGACGCGGTACGGCACAAAATCACCATTCCGCTTTTAGTTGTTAAAGACCATTAA
- a CDS encoding metal-dependent transcriptional regulator: MTHSEENYLKVIYHLSVVSPRGVNTNAIAGMIESKASSVTDMVKKLAEKELILYQKYQGVTLTEKGLLAAKMIVRKHRLWEVFLVEKLDFTWDEVHDVAEELEHIKSEKLINKLDAFLGFPTEDPHGDPIPNAKGEIKKIDKQLLSDLETGQKGICVGVKDSASSFLQYLDKQQIALGSKIEIIGKETFDMSLTIIVDGKEMIISNKIANNLFVKLAT, from the coding sequence ATGACGCATTCAGAAGAGAACTATTTAAAAGTCATCTACCATCTATCGGTTGTTTCGCCAAGAGGTGTTAATACCAACGCTATTGCCGGCATGATCGAAAGTAAAGCCTCGTCGGTTACCGATATGGTTAAAAAACTGGCTGAAAAAGAACTAATCCTGTACCAAAAATACCAGGGAGTAACCTTAACGGAAAAAGGCTTGTTGGCGGCCAAGATGATTGTACGTAAACATCGTTTATGGGAGGTGTTTCTGGTTGAAAAGCTTGATTTTACCTGGGATGAGGTACACGATGTAGCCGAAGAACTGGAGCATATCAAATCGGAAAAACTGATCAATAAACTGGATGCTTTTTTAGGCTTTCCGACAGAAGATCCGCATGGGGATCCGATTCCGAATGCCAAAGGAGAGATCAAAAAGATAGACAAACAATTGTTATCCGATCTGGAAACAGGACAAAAAGGGATATGTGTGGGTGTAAAAGACTCTGCTTCGAGTTTTTTACAATACCTGGACAAACAGCAAATCGCATTGGGATCGAAAATTGAGATCATCGGTAAGGAAACTTTTGATATGTCGCTAACGATTATAGTAGACGGAAAAGAAATGATTATATCGAATAAGATTGCGAATAATCTCTTTGTGAAACTAGCCACCTGA
- a CDS encoding TonB-dependent receptor — translation MKNLILLFFVCLLSGYSISAQTTIKGKVTSDGVPLQYANVLIAKTQLGASTDANGLFTIENVSDGTYEIQVSFTGFRSQKKNITIHNATPAMVHFDLKENQSLDEVVVTGTLKAVNRLESPVPVEVYKPTFFKKNPTSNIFEALQNVNGVRPQLNCNVCNTGDIHINGLEGPYTLVLIDGMPIVSGLSTVYGLSGIPNSLLERVEVVKGPASSLYGSEAVGGLINIITKSPKNAPVFSADAFGTSWGELNTDLGFKSNIGKSVSFLTGVNYFNYSNPIDKNNDNFTDVTLQDRVSVFQKWNFNRKSNKLFSIAGRYFYEDRWGGEMQWEKKYRGGDEVYGESIYTKRWELIGAYELPVSEKMLLSFSYTNHDQNSVYGNSPFMAIQRIGFGQLTWDKKIKNHDLLFGTAVRYQLYNDNTPATVTADETWIPSLFVQDEISFAQKHSILLGARYDYNSNHGSIFTPRFAYKWKVDDTNIIRLNAGTGFRIVNLFTEEHAALTGSRDVIVVGDLKPERSYNVNLNYLKKFYFGDGNFIGLETSAWYTYFTNSIIPDYDTNPNQIIYKNLDGHAITKGISTNIDMVFNNGLKVILGATYMDVNKTENGVTTRQMLTERFSGTWAISYKIPKLYLDIDYTGNLYGPMRLPLLGPLDPRKEYSPVWSIQNIQLTYTRLKNFEIYGGVKNLLNWTPNKGNPFLIARANDPFDHNVQHDASGNVIATPDNPYALTFDPSYVYGPNQGIRGFLGLRYTLK, via the coding sequence GTGAAAAATCTAATTCTGCTCTTTTTTGTCTGCCTTTTAAGCGGTTACTCCATTTCGGCTCAAACTACTATAAAAGGGAAAGTCACTTCCGATGGCGTTCCGCTACAATATGCCAATGTGCTTATTGCCAAAACGCAACTCGGTGCTTCGACCGATGCCAACGGCCTTTTTACAATTGAAAACGTTTCGGACGGAACCTACGAAATCCAGGTAAGCTTTACCGGTTTCCGATCTCAGAAAAAAAACATAACGATTCATAACGCGACTCCGGCAATGGTTCATTTCGATCTGAAAGAAAACCAGTCGTTGGACGAAGTCGTAGTGACCGGTACACTGAAAGCGGTGAACAGACTCGAAAGCCCTGTTCCCGTTGAAGTGTACAAGCCTACTTTTTTTAAAAAGAATCCCACTTCCAATATTTTTGAGGCTTTACAAAATGTAAACGGGGTACGTCCGCAACTCAACTGTAATGTTTGCAATACCGGCGACATTCATATTAACGGCCTGGAAGGTCCGTATACTTTGGTTTTAATTGACGGAATGCCTATTGTAAGTGGCTTGTCGACCGTCTATGGCCTGTCGGGTATTCCAAATTCGCTGTTGGAACGGGTAGAGGTCGTAAAAGGACCCGCGTCGTCTTTATATGGCAGTGAAGCCGTAGGCGGATTGATCAACATTATCACCAAAAGCCCGAAAAATGCACCGGTGTTTTCGGCCGATGCCTTCGGAACCAGTTGGGGCGAATTGAATACCGATTTGGGTTTTAAATCCAATATCGGAAAATCGGTTTCGTTTTTAACCGGTGTCAATTATTTTAATTACAGCAATCCTATCGATAAAAACAATGATAATTTTACCGATGTGACACTACAGGATCGGGTTTCGGTTTTTCAGAAATGGAATTTTAACCGGAAAAGCAACAAGCTGTTTTCAATCGCCGGACGCTATTTTTACGAAGATCGTTGGGGCGGTGAGATGCAATGGGAAAAGAAATACCGCGGTGGCGACGAAGTTTACGGGGAAAGTATTTACACCAAACGCTGGGAATTGATCGGAGCTTATGAACTTCCGGTGAGCGAAAAAATGCTGCTTTCGTTTTCCTATACCAATCACGATCAGAATTCTGTTTATGGTAATTCCCCTTTTATGGCCATTCAGCGTATTGGTTTCGGACAACTTACCTGGGATAAAAAAATTAAAAATCACGATTTATTATTTGGTACAGCTGTCCGATATCAATTGTATAACGACAATACACCGGCTACAGTAACGGCCGATGAAACCTGGATTCCGAGTCTTTTTGTACAGGATGAGATTTCTTTCGCCCAAAAACACAGTATTTTATTAGGTGCCCGATACGATTACAACAGCAACCACGGTTCTATTTTCACACCTCGTTTTGCCTATAAATGGAAAGTGGACGATACCAATATTATCCGACTAAATGCCGGAACCGGTTTCCGAATTGTCAATCTGTTTACCGAAGAACACGCCGCACTTACCGGTTCGCGCGATGTAATTGTGGTAGGCGATTTAAAGCCCGAGCGCTCCTATAACGTCAACCTGAATTATCTGAAAAAATTCTATTTCGGAGACGGCAATTTTATCGGACTCGAAACCAGTGCCTGGTATACCTATTTTACCAATTCCATTATTCCGGATTACGATACCAATCCGAATCAGATTATTTATAAAAATCTGGACGGACATGCGATTACCAAAGGAATCAGTACGAATATCGATATGGTGTTTAACAATGGTTTAAAAGTTATACTTGGCGCAACTTATATGGATGTGAATAAAACCGAAAACGGTGTCACCACACGACAGATGCTAACGGAACGTTTTTCCGGAACCTGGGCGATTTCGTATAAAATTCCGAAATTGTATCTGGATATCGATTATACCGGAAACCTGTACGGACCGATGCGTTTGCCGTTACTGGGACCTTTGGACCCCAGAAAAGAATATTCGCCGGTGTGGAGTATTCAAAACATACAACTGACCTACACCAGGCTAAAAAATTTCGAAATTTACGGTGGTGTCAAAAATTTATTGAACTGGACGCCAAATAAAGGGAATCCGTTTCTTATTGCACGTGCCAATGATCCTTTTGATCATAACGTACAACACGACGCAAGTGGAAATGTAATCGCCACACCGGATAATCCGTATGCGCTAACCTTTGATCCGAGTTATGTTTACGGACCCAATCAGGGCATTCGCGGTTTCCTCGGATTGCGCTATACTTTAAAATAA
- a CDS encoding thioredoxin family protein: MKKTVFFLFVFFWVIPHGFAQLKTYTFEEAEKQFKENPKPYFVFIHTSWCKYCQMMQKTTFQNTEIISILNDHFYFIAFDAETKSTIGFHNEIFPYQADGYHELAYVLGQMERQLSFPVSCILNRNYEIVFQINRFLTTPELKVVLNKALQNQ, translated from the coding sequence ATGAAAAAAACCGTTTTCTTTTTGTTCGTTTTCTTTTGGGTGATTCCTCACGGATTTGCCCAATTGAAAACGTATACGTTTGAAGAAGCCGAAAAACAATTCAAAGAAAATCCGAAACCCTATTTTGTTTTTATCCACACTTCCTGGTGTAAGTATTGCCAGATGATGCAAAAAACGACGTTTCAAAATACGGAAATCATTTCTATTTTAAATGATCATTTCTATTTTATTGCTTTTGATGCCGAGACGAAATCAACTATTGGATTTCATAACGAAATCTTTCCTTACCAGGCTGACGGGTATCACGAACTGGCTTACGTACTCGGACAGATGGAACGGCAACTTTCTTTCCCGGTTTCCTGTATTCTAAATCGTAACTACGAGATTGTTTTCCAGATCAATCGTTTTTTAACAACACCTGAATTAAAAGTGGTTCTGAATAAAGCTCTTCAAAATCAATAA
- a CDS encoding TonB-dependent receptor, producing MKLLSILLLSLFFSLTTLAQNGTLKGTVTDENNNLVAHANVIIAESNQSTITDTSGNYEFSNLTYGKYTLKITSLSYKTEVIIVNIDKPGTTVNFKLKVNEQMLDEVEVFGKRNKQPEKLQALTRLPLKPSEQIQSISIISSKLIEQQGNLTISDATKNVPGVYTFATYGNKRESMSSRGFRGIPILKNGVRVNSDFRGVGILTDASGIDNIQVLKGTAAITQGVATDIGSPGGVINIVTKTPKFQSGGEVSLRGGSWGLFRPTFDVYGPIDDNEKIAFRVNGAYERSDSYRSMISSERLYFNPSLQWKANDKTTITVEMDYLDDSRTPDLGTVNLAGNDINAIYDLPHDKFLGFKSDRVSTKNATYTIRVDRKLNDTFSLRAAYFKSDLALDDTGASLSQLASSFNERKRSISNSTRKDVNDVLQLDLVGQDVQTGFVKHTFQAGMDYSSSSVSTTNSKSVAIDTINVFGSIPNNYPTPNSVLPFGSSEDSKTRALGLLVQDMITWNKWLKTFVGLRYSSVEITKSSTVGTQRNDAWNPLAGLIISPTRNINLFGSYTNSSNPRSATLLSKDGEELGNERWDQFEAGFKTTWINDRLRFNLTLFKINNRDMNLPVYDENWVATGYYQKGGNDERKGIEVELSGRILENLEVITGYSYIDAQYKEHTAYVYNSSPLNTPKHTFNAWANYTFTGNLKGLSVGAGAYYTGKRPMNDWSAGAVTHEGIVPGQKPFDIDAYMNVNVQAAYKFDQHWGVRLFINNIFNEIGYNAYRTSFINQTDPRNISGMLTYRF from the coding sequence ATGAAACTTTTATCGATTCTACTCCTTAGCCTTTTTTTCAGCCTAACCACATTAGCGCAAAACGGTACATTAAAAGGAACTGTAACCGACGAAAATAACAATCTGGTAGCACATGCCAATGTTATTATCGCAGAAAGCAACCAATCAACCATTACCGATACTTCCGGTAATTATGAATTCTCCAATCTGACCTACGGTAAATACACCCTTAAAATTACCAGTCTGTCTTATAAAACGGAAGTCATCATCGTTAACATCGATAAACCAGGTACTACGGTAAACTTCAAATTAAAAGTGAACGAACAAATGCTGGACGAAGTCGAAGTATTTGGAAAGCGAAACAAACAACCCGAAAAACTTCAGGCTTTGACGCGATTACCGTTAAAACCAAGCGAACAAATCCAGAGTATTTCGATCATCTCCTCCAAACTAATCGAACAACAAGGAAACCTGACGATTTCCGACGCAACCAAAAACGTACCGGGTGTATATACTTTTGCGACTTATGGAAATAAAAGAGAAAGTATGTCCTCCCGCGGTTTCCGTGGCATTCCGATTCTGAAAAACGGTGTTCGTGTGAATTCCGATTTCCGTGGTGTCGGTATTTTAACCGATGCCAGTGGTATCGATAATATCCAGGTATTAAAAGGAACCGCGGCCATTACACAAGGTGTTGCAACCGATATCGGAAGTCCGGGTGGCGTGATCAATATCGTTACGAAAACTCCAAAATTCCAGTCAGGCGGAGAAGTTTCACTTCGCGGTGGAAGCTGGGGGTTGTTCCGTCCTACCTTTGATGTATATGGCCCTATCGATGATAACGAGAAAATCGCTTTTCGTGTGAATGGTGCTTACGAAAGAAGCGATAGTTACAGAAGTATGATTTCCAGTGAACGATTGTATTTTAACCCGTCATTACAATGGAAAGCCAACGATAAAACCACAATTACCGTAGAAATGGATTATCTGGACGATAGCCGGACTCCGGATTTAGGAACTGTTAATCTGGCCGGAAACGATATAAATGCTATTTATGATTTACCGCATGATAAATTCCTGGGCTTTAAGTCCGATCGTGTTTCGACTAAAAATGCCACCTATACGATTCGCGTTGACCGAAAATTAAATGATACTTTTTCATTACGTGCGGCTTACTTTAAATCGGATCTGGCACTTGACGATACCGGGGCCAGCCTGTCACAACTGGCATCAAGCTTTAACGAGCGCAAACGTTCCATTAGCAACAGTACCCGAAAAGACGTAAACGATGTATTACAACTGGATTTAGTCGGACAGGATGTACAAACCGGTTTTGTAAAACATACGTTCCAGGCCGGTATGGATTATTCCAGCAGCAGCGTTTCGACAACCAATTCCAAATCGGTGGCCATTGACACGATCAATGTTTTCGGATCGATCCCTAATAATTACCCGACTCCAAACAGTGTATTGCCTTTTGGTAGTTCCGAAGATTCCAAAACAAGAGCATTAGGCTTATTGGTTCAGGATATGATAACGTGGAACAAATGGTTAAAAACATTTGTCGGATTGCGTTACAGCAGTGTTGAAATTACCAAATCGAGTACCGTGGGAACACAACGCAATGACGCCTGGAATCCGTTGGCAGGTCTTATCATTTCCCCTACGCGAAACATTAACCTTTTCGGTTCCTATACCAATAGTTCTAATCCAAGAAGCGCCACTTTATTAAGTAAAGATGGCGAAGAGCTGGGTAACGAAAGATGGGATCAGTTTGAAGCCGGTTTTAAAACCACCTGGATTAACGACCGACTGCGTTTTAACCTGACTTTATTTAAGATTAACAACAGAGACATGAACCTTCCGGTTTACGATGAAAACTGGGTAGCTACCGGCTATTATCAAAAAGGAGGTAATGACGAGCGTAAGGGGATTGAAGTGGAATTATCCGGTAGAATCCTGGAAAATCTTGAAGTGATCACCGGTTACTCCTATATTGATGCCCAATACAAAGAGCATACGGCTTATGTTTATAATTCATCGCCATTAAATACCCCAAAGCATACTTTTAATGCCTGGGCTAATTATACGTTTACCGGAAATTTGAAAGGGCTTTCAGTGGGAGCCGGAGCTTATTATACCGGAAAAAGACCGATGAACGACTGGTCGGCCGGAGCGGTTACCCACGAAGGGATCGTTCCCGGGCAAAAACCGTTCGACATTGATGCCTATATGAATGTCAATGTTCAGGCAGCTTATAAATTCGACCAACATTGGGGTGTTCGCTTGTTTATCAACAACATCTTTAACGAGATCGGTTATAATGCCTACCGAACTTCGTTTATCAACCAAACCGATCCGAGAAACATTTCCGGAATGCTTACGTATCGCTTTTAA